Proteins from a genomic interval of Acomys russatus chromosome 19, mAcoRus1.1, whole genome shotgun sequence:
- the Ocm2 gene encoding putative oncomodulin-2: MSITDILSADDIAAALQECQDPDTFEPQKFFQTLGLSKMSASQLQDVFRCIDNDQSGFLEEEELRYFLQKFQSDARELTESETKSLMDAADNNGDGKIGAEEFQEMVQS, from the exons ATGAGCATCACAGATATTCTTAGTGCTGACGACATTGCGGCAGCCCTGCAGGAATGCCAAG ACCCAGACACTTTTGAACCACAAAAGTTCTTCCAGACATTGGGCCTCTCCAAGATGTCTGCCAGCCAACTGCAGGATGTCTTCCGGTGCATAGACAATGACCAGAGTGGATTCTTGGAAGAAGAGGAGCTCAG GTATTTCCTCCAGAAGTTCCAGAGCGACGCTAGAGAGCTGACTGAGTCAGAGACTAAGTCCTTGATGGACGCGGCGGACAATAACGGAGACGGGAAGATCGGGGCTGAAG AATTCCAGGAAATGGTGCAGTCTTAA